In Cicer arietinum cultivar CDC Frontier isolate Library 1 chromosome 1, Cicar.CDCFrontier_v2.0, whole genome shotgun sequence, one DNA window encodes the following:
- the LOC101515485 gene encoding prohibitin-1, mitochondrial-like, protein MKVPNVPGGGVSSAMMKLGIVGGIGLYAVTNSLYNVEGGHRAIVFNRLVGIKDKVYPEGTHFVIPWFERPVIYDVRAHPHNVQCTSGSRDLQMVKIGLRVLTRPLPNQLPTVYRTLGENYNEKVLPSIIHETLKAVVAQYNASQLITQREAVSREIRKILTERAANFNIALDDVSITSLTFEKEFTAAIEAKQVAAQEAERAKFVVEKAEQDKKSAIIRAQGEAKSAQLIGQAIANNPAFIALRKIEAAREIAHTISNAANKVYLNSNDLLLNLQEMNLEPGRK, encoded by the exons ATGAAAGTTCCAAACGTTCCAGGTGGTGGTGTTTCCTCTGCAATGATGAAATTGGGAATTGTTGGTGGAATTGGCTTGTATGCTGTTACTAACAGTCTTTACAATGTTGAAGGAGGTCACCGAGCTATTGTTTTCAACCGTCTAGTTGGTATCAAAGACAAG GTTTACCCCGAAGGGACACACTTTGTAATTCCATGGTTTGAGAGGCCTGTCATCTACGATGTCCGTGCGCATCCCCATAATGTTCAGTGTACATCAGGTAGTCGTGATCTCCAGATG GTGAAAATTGGGCTTCGAGTCCTTACTCGTCCTTTGCCCAACCAGTTACCTACAGTTTATCGGACCCTTGGAGAGAATTATAATGAAAAGGTTTTACCTTCGATCATACATGAAACTTTGAAAGCTGTGGTCGCCCAGTACAATGCCAGCCAGCTTATTACACAGCGAGAG GCTGTTAGTCGAGAAATCCGGAAGATTCTGACTGAGAGGGCAGCCAACTTCAATATTGCCCTTGATGATGTGTCCATTACTAGCCTGACCTTTGAAAAGGAGTTCACTGCTGCAATTGAAGCTAAACAGGTGGCTGCACAAGAAGCTGAGAGAGCtaaatttgttgttgaaaaGGCTGAGCAAGACAAGAAAAGTGCTATAATTAGAGCACAG ggtgagGCTAAAAGTGCTCAACTGATTGGACAAGCCATTGCCAACAATCCAGCTTTCATCGCACTGAGGAAGATAGAAGCCGCGAGAGAGATTGCTCATACTATATCAAATGCAGCAAACAAGGTTTACTTGAATTCAAATGATCTTTTGCTGAATCTTCAGGAGATGAATCTGGAGCCTGGCAGGAAGTGA